One genomic segment of Phalacrocorax carbo chromosome Z, bPhaCar2.1, whole genome shotgun sequence includes these proteins:
- the SUB1 gene encoding activated RNA polymerase II transcriptional coactivator p15, translated as MPKSKELVSSSSSASDSDSEVDKKAKRKKQAAPEKPVKKQKTGESSKGAASSKQSSNRDENMFQIGKMRYVSVRDFKGKVLIDIREYWMDQEGEMKPGRKGISLNPEQWNQLKEQISDIDDAVRKL; from the exons ATGCCTAAGTCGAAGGAACTTGTGTCTTCAAGCTCATCTGCCAGTGATTCAGATAGTGAAGTTGACAAAAAG GCAAAGCGGAAAAAGCAAGCAGCTCCAGAAAAGCctgtaaagaaacagaagactGGTGAAAGTTCAAAAGGTGCAGCTTCTTCTAAGCAAAGCAGTAACAGAGATGAGAATATGTTTCAG ATTGGCAAAATGAGATATGTCAGTGTTCGTGATTTTAAAGGGAAAGTCTTAATTGATATTAGAGAATATTGGATGGATCAAGAAGGTGAAATGAAGCCTGGCAGAAAAG gTATTTCTTTAAATCCAGAACAGTGGAACCAGCTGAAGGAACAGATTTCTGATATTGATGATGCAGTAAGAAAACTGTAA